In Cydia fagiglandana chromosome 16, ilCydFagi1.1, whole genome shotgun sequence, the following are encoded in one genomic region:
- the LOC134672339 gene encoding WD repeat-containing protein 91 codes for MAHIQFVDELVREYLLYRGFTSTVKAFDSDLKTDKDKGFRVDKIVDQILHFINVSDLNGLKEYWSHLDSLVFSKLEIHVQPAVRKLEYSLYKLYLVTAAQGTGGVKNERVTEFFAKMLPELQGQNEWRDWFMLPYIQKPEENPTFSLFFTRAWQDSVLVSLHNLLATVFQCMPQPTLTSYESDVAMVKRLQDELAALKGKTHQPIDKISPSGHQSRLAQYSRLSGPMPLVDDFCAVPSEQLDSGAREAKGLRGLIRQMGGSPGAPRSAARSQSQN; via the exons ATGGCTCACATACAATTCGTTGACGAACTCGTAAGAGAATATTTACTATACAGGGGATTTACATCCACTGTAAAAGCCTTCGACAGTGACTTGAAAACTGATAAAGACAAAGGTTTTAGGGTGGACAAGATTGTGgatcaaattttgcattttataAACGTTTCTGATCTCAACGGCTTGAAGGAGTACTGGTCCCACCTCGACAGTTTGGTTTTCTCTAAATTAGAGATACATGTTCAAccag CTGTGAGGAAATTAGAATACAGTCTCTACAAGCTGTATTTAGTGACGGCCGCACAAGGTACCGGTGGTGTGAAGAATGAACGAGTCACAGAATTTTTTGCTAAGATGCTGCCAGAGTTGCAGGGCCAGAATGAGTGGAGGGATTGGTtca TGCTCCCGTACATACAAAAACCCGAAGAGAACCCAACATTCAGCCTCTTCTTCACCCGAGCATGGCAAGACAGCGTGCTAGTGTCATTACACAATCTGCTAGCCACCGTGTTTCAGTGCATGCCGCAGCCTACGCTCACGAGTTATGAGAGTGATGTTGCTATGGTGAAGAGGCTACAAGATGAGCTGGCTGCACTTAAAGGAAAG ACCCATCAGCCAATAGACAAGATCTCTCCAAGCGGACACCAATCGCGACTAGCGCAGTACTCGCGTCTCAGCGGCCCCATGCCATTGGTGGACGACTTCTGCGCGGTGCCGTCAGAGCAGCTCGACAGCGGCGCGCGAGAGGCGAAGGGGCTGCGGGG